A window from Thermodesulfobacteriota bacterium encodes these proteins:
- the murD gene encoding UDP-N-acetylmuramoyl-L-alanine--D-glutamate ligase — MENLSGKIAAVVGAGRSGLLSARLLAGEGAKVLLLDDRPREAVEISLGEPVPAGVCFRQGMLEESDISGTALVVLSPGVPRRKLPLSALAAAGVPVWGELELGYRRFRGRVAAITGTNGKSTVTTLVGGMAARSFGRVFVGGNLGTPFVAAAGEPFDWGVVEVSSFQLESIGEFRPAVAALLNITEDHRDRYDGFAQYAEAKTAVFRNQGSGDAAVINADDPEVVSRAAAVRARKVPFSVSRELPEGAFLAGDEMVYKTPAGEERYPRGAMRIRGLQNVENALAAICVAREMGVSREDVLAELSEFPGLPHRVEFVRTLRGVSYYNDSKGTNVGAVLAALEGFPEPVVLVAGGKDKGVDFRPLRGPLSRKARAVVLLGEARARMAGELAGAAPIVTAGTLAEAVRAAAAAARAGDVVVFSPACSSFDMFRNFEERGEAFRRAVLELPE, encoded by the coding sequence ATGGAGAACCTTTCGGGGAAAATAGCGGCGGTCGTCGGGGCGGGGCGGTCCGGGCTGCTGTCCGCGCGCCTCCTTGCGGGCGAGGGGGCGAAGGTACTGCTGCTGGACGACCGGCCGCGGGAGGCCGTGGAGATATCGCTCGGGGAGCCGGTCCCGGCCGGCGTCTGCTTCCGGCAGGGAATGTTGGAGGAGTCGGACATCTCCGGGACGGCGCTGGTCGTCCTGTCGCCGGGCGTGCCGCGGCGGAAGCTGCCGCTTTCCGCGCTCGCGGCTGCGGGGGTGCCGGTGTGGGGCGAGCTGGAGCTGGGATACCGGCGGTTCCGCGGCCGGGTGGCCGCGATCACGGGCACGAACGGAAAGTCCACCGTCACGACGCTGGTCGGCGGGATGGCCGCCCGATCGTTCGGGCGCGTGTTCGTCGGGGGGAACCTCGGCACGCCGTTCGTCGCCGCCGCCGGGGAACCGTTCGACTGGGGCGTGGTGGAGGTCTCCAGCTTCCAGCTCGAGTCGATCGGGGAGTTCCGGCCGGCGGTGGCCGCGCTGCTGAACATCACGGAGGACCACCGGGACCGCTACGACGGCTTCGCGCAATACGCGGAGGCCAAGACGGCGGTCTTCCGCAACCAGGGTTCGGGCGACGCGGCGGTGATCAACGCCGACGACCCGGAGGTCGTCTCGCGGGCCGCTGCGGTCCGGGCGCGCAAGGTCCCGTTCTCCGTTTCCCGGGAGCTGCCGGAGGGCGCCTTCCTGGCGGGGGACGAGATGGTGTACAAGACGCCGGCCGGGGAGGAGCGGTACCCGCGGGGCGCGATGCGGATCCGCGGGCTCCAGAACGTGGAGAACGCGCTGGCGGCGATCTGCGTCGCCCGGGAGATGGGGGTCTCCCGCGAGGACGTCCTGGCGGAGCTTTCGGAGTTCCCCGGCCTCCCGCACCGCGTGGAGTTCGTGCGGACGCTGCGGGGCGTCTCGTACTACAACGACTCGAAGGGGACCAACGTCGGCGCGGTCCTGGCGGCCCTCGAGGGGTTCCCGGAACCGGTGGTCCTGGTGGCGGGGGGGAAGGACAAGGGGGTGGATTTCCGTCCCCTGCGCGGGCCGCTCTCCCGCAAGGCGCGGGCGGTGGTGCTCCTGGGGGAGGCGCGCGCCCGGATGGCCGGGGAGCTCGCGGGGGCGGCGCCGATCGTCACCGCCGGCACGCTCGCGGAGGCCGTGCGGGCCGCCGCCGCGGCGGCGCGCGCGGGAGACGTCGTCGTCTTCTCGCCCGCCTGCTCCAGCTTCGACATGTTCCGCAATTTCGAGGAGCGCGGCGAGGCGTTCCGCCGGGCGGTTTTGGAGCTTCCGGAATGA
- the murF gene encoding UDP-N-acetylmuramoyl-tripeptide--D-alanyl-D-alanine ligase, with amino-acid sequence MTLPEVIGAIHPLREASGFSVPDPIGEVTTDSRQVRPGAVFVALPGERADGADFVEEVFGKGALAAIVSEAGAKKVPAALARSRPVFVVRDPVEALGDLARAHRLRHRRIPLAGITGSSGKTTTKEMLSCLLSRSRKVLFNPGNRNNLIGMPLALLALSEEHEAAVLEMGTNAPGEIARLAGIAAPDIALITNIAPAHLAGLGSMEGIAREKGDLFRALPADGTAVVNATDLRVVREAARCSAEKIFYGVPMNDFSGRILSMTDTGMRIAVRTPAGEFSSSVGVSGEHHLMNAVAATAVAFTLGMRPGEMEEGLAGFASGPGRFQAVPLRGGGLLLDDSYNANPASTEAALRSLASLSRGRRTVVVFGDMLELGESSPASHFRIGHLMAHLKVERLFALGAQAAYAARGAREGGMDVSAVAEYADREALRAALRSFLSEGDAVLVKGSRGMRLDAVASDIREDWA; translated from the coding sequence ATGACGCTCCCCGAGGTGATCGGGGCGATCCACCCGCTGCGGGAGGCGTCGGGGTTCTCCGTGCCCGACCCGATCGGCGAGGTCACGACGGACAGCCGGCAGGTCCGGCCGGGGGCGGTCTTCGTCGCGCTCCCCGGGGAGCGGGCCGACGGCGCGGACTTCGTGGAGGAGGTCTTCGGGAAGGGGGCGCTCGCCGCGATCGTCTCGGAGGCGGGCGCGAAGAAGGTCCCGGCGGCGCTGGCGCGGAGCCGCCCCGTCTTCGTCGTGCGCGATCCCGTCGAGGCGCTGGGGGACCTGGCCCGGGCGCATCGGCTCCGGCACCGCCGGATCCCGCTGGCGGGCATCACGGGCAGCTCGGGGAAGACGACGACGAAGGAGATGCTCTCCTGCCTGTTGTCCCGCTCGCGGAAGGTGCTGTTCAATCCGGGGAACCGGAACAACCTGATCGGGATGCCGCTCGCCCTCCTCGCCCTTTCGGAGGAGCACGAGGCGGCGGTCCTGGAGATGGGCACCAACGCGCCCGGGGAGATCGCCCGCCTGGCGGGGATCGCGGCGCCGGACATCGCCCTGATCACGAACATCGCCCCCGCCCACCTTGCGGGGCTCGGCAGCATGGAAGGGATCGCGCGCGAGAAGGGGGACCTCTTCCGCGCCCTGCCCGCGGACGGCACCGCGGTGGTCAACGCCACCGACCTGCGCGTCGTCCGGGAAGCGGCCCGCTGCTCCGCCGAGAAGATCTTCTACGGCGTTCCGATGAACGATTTCAGCGGGCGGATCCTGTCGATGACCGACACCGGGATGCGGATCGCCGTCCGGACCCCGGCGGGCGAGTTCTCGTCCTCCGTCGGCGTCTCGGGAGAGCACCACCTCATGAACGCCGTGGCCGCGACGGCGGTGGCGTTCACCCTGGGAATGCGCCCCGGAGAGATGGAGGAGGGGCTCGCCGGCTTCGCCTCCGGGCCGGGACGCTTCCAGGCCGTGCCGCTGCGCGGGGGAGGGCTCCTGCTGGACGACAGCTACAACGCGAACCCCGCGTCCACCGAGGCGGCGCTGCGCTCGCTGGCTTCCCTGTCGCGCGGGCGGAGGACCGTGGTCGTTTTCGGGGACATGCTCGAGCTTGGGGAGAGTTCCCCGGCTTCCCACTTCCGCATCGGCCACCTGATGGCGCACCTGAAGGTCGAACGGCTGTTCGCCCTCGGCGCGCAGGCCGCCTACGCGGCCCGCGGCGCCCGCGAGGGGGGGATGGACGTCTCGGCCGTCGCGGAGTACGCGGACCGGGAGGCGCTCCGGGCGGCGCTCCGGAGCTTCCTGTCGGAGGGAGACGCGGTCCTGGTGAAAGGATCGAGAGGGATGCGGCTGGATGCGGTGGCGTCCGACATCCGGGAGGACTGGGCCTAA
- the mraY gene encoding phospho-N-acetylmuramoyl-pentapeptide-transferase, with the protein MLYHLLFPLHADYTFFNVFRYITFRTIYAAITALLISFLIGPWLIRVLHERQIGQTIRRDGPESHLVKEGTPTMGGVLIVLAAVIPTLLWANLTSPYIWIAVLVTVGFGAIGFVDDYRKVIKKDTKGLSPRRKLLLQFSLAVLAAGLIYMDIGIDDTVTIPFFKNLQPDLGFLYIPFIVFVIVGASNAVNLTDGLDGLAIGPSVISASTYMLFAYLAGNVKIANYLQIQYVPGVGELTIFCGALAGAGLGFLWYNAYPAQVFMGDTGSLSLGGALGVVAVMVKQEIVLALVGGIFVIEALSVIFQVTSYKTRRKRIFRMAPLHHHFELKGWAEPKIIVRFWIISIILALLAISTLKIR; encoded by the coding sequence ATGCTCTATCACCTCCTGTTCCCGCTCCACGCGGACTACACGTTCTTCAACGTGTTCCGCTACATCACGTTCCGGACGATCTACGCGGCGATCACCGCGCTGTTGATCTCGTTCCTGATCGGGCCGTGGCTGATCCGGGTCCTCCACGAGCGGCAGATCGGGCAGACCATCCGGAGGGACGGGCCGGAGAGCCACCTCGTCAAGGAGGGGACCCCGACGATGGGAGGGGTGCTCATCGTCCTGGCGGCCGTCATCCCGACGCTGCTGTGGGCGAACCTCACGAGCCCCTACATCTGGATCGCGGTCCTGGTGACGGTGGGGTTCGGCGCGATCGGGTTCGTCGACGACTACCGGAAGGTCATCAAGAAGGACACGAAGGGCTTGAGCCCCCGGAGGAAGCTCCTCTTGCAGTTCTCCCTGGCGGTCCTGGCGGCGGGGCTCATCTACATGGACATCGGGATCGACGACACGGTGACCATCCCGTTCTTCAAGAACCTCCAGCCCGACCTCGGCTTCCTTTATATCCCCTTCATCGTCTTCGTGATCGTGGGGGCGTCGAACGCGGTGAACCTGACCGACGGGCTGGACGGGCTGGCGATCGGGCCGTCCGTCATCTCCGCCTCCACCTACATGCTCTTCGCCTACCTGGCGGGGAACGTGAAGATCGCCAACTACCTGCAGATCCAGTACGTGCCCGGCGTGGGGGAGCTGACGATCTTCTGCGGCGCCCTGGCCGGCGCGGGGCTCGGGTTCCTCTGGTACAACGCGTACCCGGCGCAGGTGTTCATGGGCGATACGGGATCGCTCTCCCTGGGCGGCGCGCTGGGCGTCGTGGCCGTGATGGTGAAGCAGGAGATCGTGCTGGCGCTGGTGGGCGGGATCTTCGTCATCGAGGCGCTGTCCGTCATCTTCCAGGTGACATCCTACAAGACCCGGAGGAAACGGATCTTCCGGATGGCGCCGCTCCACCACCACTTCGAGCTGAAGGGGTGGGCTGAGCCCAAGATCATCGTCCGGTTCTGGATCATATCGATCATCCTGGCGCTGCTGGCGATCAGCACGCTGAAGATCCGGTGA
- a CDS encoding FtsW/RodA/SpoVE family cell cycle protein — MKIGKRHETMVLALCTLALTVLGLLMIYSATNVMAGSSDRFGQDPAYFLKRQILFLLAGVSLAAYLSRKDYDVYRRNILPILAGTFALLLLVFVPGIRHAANGASRWINLKFFHFQPSELAKFVLLAYAAYAIDRKGENPKEGIRAFAPMLAVMGIFVAAILKEPDFGMVVVILTSFLAVVFLAGFPWKYLALAGVAGVAGAAALIAAKPYRMARLQAFLDPFSQAQAGGYQVVQSLIAFSNGGLLGTGVGAGKQKLFYLPEMHTDYIFSVV, encoded by the coding sequence ATGAAGATCGGGAAGCGCCACGAGACCATGGTCCTCGCGCTGTGCACCCTGGCGCTGACCGTCCTGGGGCTCCTGATGATCTACAGCGCGACGAACGTCATGGCGGGCTCGTCCGACCGGTTCGGGCAGGATCCCGCCTACTTCCTCAAGCGGCAGATCCTGTTCCTCCTGGCGGGCGTATCGCTCGCCGCCTACCTGTCGCGGAAGGACTACGACGTCTACCGGCGCAACATTCTCCCGATTCTGGCGGGCACCTTCGCGCTGCTGCTCCTGGTGTTCGTCCCCGGCATCCGGCACGCGGCGAACGGCGCGTCCCGGTGGATCAACCTGAAGTTCTTCCACTTCCAGCCCTCCGAGCTGGCGAAGTTCGTCCTGCTCGCCTACGCCGCGTACGCGATCGACCGGAAGGGGGAGAATCCGAAAGAGGGGATCCGGGCGTTCGCTCCCATGCTCGCCGTGATGGGGATCTTCGTCGCGGCGATATTGAAGGAGCCGGACTTCGGGATGGTCGTCGTGATCCTGACCTCGTTTCTGGCGGTCGTGTTCCTCGCGGGATTCCCGTGGAAGTACCTGGCGCTGGCGGGAGTCGCGGGGGTCGCGGGCGCCGCGGCGCTGATCGCGGCCAAACCGTACCGCATGGCGAGGCTGCAGGCGTTCCTCGACCCGTTCTCGCAGGCGCAGGCCGGAGGGTACCAGGTGGTGCAGTCGCTGATCGCGTTTTCCAACGGCGGGCTCCTCGGCACCGGCGTGGGCGCGGGGAAGCAGAAGCTCTTCTACCTCCCCGAGATGCACACCGACTACATCTTCTCGGTGGT
- a CDS encoding UDP-N-acetylmuramoyl-L-alanyl-D-glutamate--2,6-diaminopimelate ligase — translation MRLADLLPAGIPAVPASQGGIEIGGIRVDSRDVRPGDLFVALPGSRTDGHDFLEAAARAGAAAALVERDLPSPPLPVVRVPSTAEALWRTAVAFYGDPSARMRVAGITGTNGKTTVSYLLEGILRAAGRVPAVIGTIEYRAAGKVLRKGLTTPFPHELQALMAESLKEGATDLVMEVSSHSAAQGRIEGVRFDLGIFTNLTRDHLDFHGDMESYFRAKARFFREFLPSGGKRAGIALNGDDPYGERLAQELPSALTFGFSRSWEVFPLEMSMSWDGCRMRLATPEGSLSLSSPLIGAHNVSNIMAAVSGALLLSTPPDAIVAGIGSVRSIPGRLEPVENDRGLHIYVDFAHTPDGMDRVLSTLRGLADSRLITVFGCGGNRDRGKRPVMGRVAALRSDVVVVTSDNPRNEDPEAIIADILPGLTSEGLMEARGPVEWDDGYFLKITDRKAAIAAAVSLAEAGDTVAIVGKGHEDVQIVGDRRLPFDDRQAVRDVLASGR, via the coding sequence TTGAGGCTGGCGGATCTTCTCCCGGCGGGAATCCCCGCCGTCCCCGCCTCCCAAGGCGGCATCGAGATCGGCGGCATCCGGGTGGATTCGCGCGACGTCCGCCCGGGCGACCTGTTCGTGGCGCTGCCCGGCAGCCGGACCGACGGCCACGACTTCCTCGAGGCCGCCGCGCGCGCGGGGGCCGCCGCGGCGCTCGTGGAGCGGGACCTCCCTTCGCCTCCCCTGCCGGTCGTCCGCGTTCCCTCCACGGCGGAAGCGCTGTGGAGGACCGCCGTCGCCTTTTACGGCGACCCTTCGGCGCGGATGCGGGTCGCCGGGATCACCGGGACGAACGGGAAGACGACGGTCTCGTACCTGCTGGAGGGGATCCTCCGGGCCGCCGGGAGGGTGCCCGCGGTCATCGGGACGATCGAGTACCGGGCGGCCGGGAAGGTCCTCCGGAAAGGACTGACGACGCCGTTTCCCCACGAGCTGCAGGCGCTGATGGCGGAGTCGCTGAAGGAGGGCGCCACCGACCTCGTGATGGAGGTGTCCTCCCACAGCGCCGCGCAGGGGCGGATCGAGGGGGTCCGCTTCGACCTGGGAATCTTCACGAACCTCACCCGCGACCATCTCGATTTCCACGGCGACATGGAATCGTATTTCCGCGCCAAGGCGAGGTTCTTCCGGGAGTTCCTCCCTTCGGGCGGGAAGCGCGCGGGCATCGCGCTGAACGGGGACGACCCCTACGGGGAGCGGCTCGCGCAGGAGCTTCCCTCGGCGCTGACCTTCGGGTTCTCCCGGTCGTGGGAGGTGTTCCCGCTGGAGATGTCGATGTCGTGGGACGGGTGCAGAATGCGGCTCGCGACGCCGGAGGGGAGCCTCTCCCTGTCGTCCCCCCTGATCGGGGCGCACAACGTCTCCAACATCATGGCGGCCGTCTCCGGCGCGCTGCTGCTCTCCACGCCGCCGGATGCCATCGTCGCGGGGATCGGCTCCGTCCGCTCGATCCCGGGGCGGCTGGAGCCGGTCGAAAACGACCGCGGGCTGCACATCTACGTGGATTTCGCCCACACGCCGGACGGGATGGACCGGGTGCTGTCGACGCTGCGGGGGCTCGCGGATTCCCGCCTCATCACGGTGTTCGGCTGCGGGGGGAACCGGGACCGCGGGAAGCGGCCCGTGATGGGCCGGGTCGCCGCGCTGCGCTCCGACGTCGTGGTGGTGACCTCCGACAACCCGCGGAACGAGGACCCCGAGGCGATCATCGCCGACATCCTGCCGGGGCTGACCTCCGAGGGGCTCATGGAGGCGCGCGGGCCGGTGGAATGGGACGACGGGTATTTCCTGAAGATCACAGACCGGAAAGCGGCGATCGCGGCGGCCGTGTCCCTCGCGGAGGCGGGGGACACCGTCGCGATCGTCGGGAAAGGACACGAGGATGTCCAGATCGTCGGGGACCGGCGCCTGCCGTTCGACGACCGGCAGGCGGTTCGGGATGTGCTTGCCTCAGGGCGGTAG